The Sporomusaceae bacterium FL31 genome contains a region encoding:
- a CDS encoding FUR family transcriptional regulator, which yields MEEQNVTALLRDKGFKVTPQRLAIYSVLSATKAHPSAEMIFNELQPHYPTMSLATVYKTIEILKEIGLVQILNVGEDSFRYDAVTQNHPHIRCMSCGRVDDLENIDSNDFIDDVSSKTTYRLTGQQFYFYGVCPACQASEKSH from the coding sequence ATGGAAGAACAAAATGTAACAGCGTTGCTTAGAGACAAAGGCTTTAAAGTGACTCCTCAGCGTCTGGCTATCTATAGTGTGTTATCCGCAACCAAAGCTCATCCTAGTGCAGAGATGATTTTCAATGAACTTCAGCCGCATTATCCAACAATGAGCTTAGCAACAGTTTATAAAACCATTGAGATTCTTAAAGAGATTGGCTTAGTGCAGATTCTAAATGTAGGTGAAGATAGTTTCCGCTATGATGCCGTCACTCAGAATCATCCCCATATTCGCTGCATGAGCTGCGGGCGGGTTGATGATCTTGAGAATATTGACTCCAACGATTTTATTGACGATGTCTCCAGTAAAACAACGTATCGTTTGACTGGTCAACAATTTTATTTCTATGGCGTTTGTCCAGCTTGTCAAGCTTCTGAAAAAAGTCACTAA
- a CDS encoding histidine kinase: MDKSLLLEMIERMSVAATLAFIFSQTKIFRRIIFRQVLFKERIHLAAIFGLIGILGTYAGIPIQDALANSRVIGVMAAGLIGGRMMGVSAGLIAGGHRYFLGGFTAFSCALANVCEGLLAGEIHRRYPAKPIPWWVALVSGIIGESMQMLIILLTARPFPMALELVNHIAIPMIVVNSIGIAVFMVIIKSAIDVQQRAGAEQSQKALDIASKTLPYLRRGLDSESAKATADIIFAAGGYGAVAITDEAHVLAFVGAESNHHIGCNNDLTKATQNVLSNGQIYIAQNAFEIGCACPNCTLASAIIVPLKRAEVVIGTLKLYYTRPNAIGHADITFASGVAHLFSTQLELTEIDRQAKLAASAELKALQAQINPHFLFNTLNTITSLIRTKPDLARELLLKLGSMFRFTLHKTGRNITLEEELTQVRSYLAIEKARHGDKLNVIEEIQPGVQKYLIPSLTIQPIAENAVKHGLQPKEAGGTIIVRAFEMPHYIEIDIIDDGVGMDVIRHNPLQLPRCCGERIGLTNVHERLRGQFGASFGLELDSRPGHGTRIQMRLPKLLNEERVASA; this comes from the coding sequence ATGGATAAATCGTTATTATTGGAAATGATCGAACGGATGAGCGTTGCTGCTACTTTAGCGTTCATTTTTTCGCAAACAAAGATATTCCGGCGGATTATTTTTCGGCAGGTTTTATTTAAAGAACGAATTCATTTGGCTGCGATCTTTGGGCTGATCGGCATCTTGGGTACTTATGCTGGAATTCCCATTCAGGATGCTTTGGCAAACTCGCGGGTTATCGGTGTTATGGCGGCCGGCTTAATCGGAGGACGCATGATGGGGGTCTCGGCTGGGCTTATTGCCGGCGGGCACCGTTATTTCCTTGGTGGGTTTACAGCCTTTTCTTGTGCATTGGCCAATGTTTGTGAAGGATTGCTGGCTGGTGAAATACACCGCCGTTATCCGGCCAAGCCTATTCCCTGGTGGGTGGCGCTGGTGAGTGGTATTATTGGTGAAAGCATGCAGATGCTGATTATTTTGCTTACAGCCCGGCCTTTTCCAATGGCGTTAGAGCTTGTCAATCATATTGCCATTCCTATGATTGTAGTAAACTCGATCGGGATTGCTGTATTTATGGTAATCATTAAAAGCGCGATTGATGTGCAGCAAAGAGCAGGTGCCGAACAATCGCAAAAGGCATTAGACATTGCGAGCAAAACGCTGCCATACCTGCGGCGGGGGCTTGACAGTGAATCGGCCAAGGCGACTGCTGATATCATCTTTGCTGCCGGTGGTTATGGGGCAGTGGCTATTACAGATGAGGCCCATGTGTTAGCCTTTGTTGGTGCTGAGTCTAATCATCATATTGGCTGTAATAATGATTTAACCAAAGCGACGCAAAATGTATTGTCCAATGGGCAAATCTACATTGCGCAAAACGCTTTTGAAATTGGCTGCGCCTGTCCGAACTGCACGTTAGCCAGTGCCATCATTGTCCCCTTGAAACGGGCAGAGGTGGTTATTGGCACCTTGAAATTGTATTATACACGGCCTAATGCAATCGGTCATGCCGATATTACCTTTGCTTCAGGGGTTGCCCATTTATTTTCTACTCAGTTAGAGCTTACCGAGATTGATCGCCAGGCCAAATTGGCAGCCAGCGCTGAATTGAAGGCGCTGCAGGCGCAAATTAATCCGCATTTTTTATTTAATACCCTCAATACAATTACTTCACTGATTCGGACTAAGCCTGATTTAGCCAGAGAATTGCTATTAAAGTTAGGGTCTATGTTTCGGTTTACGTTACACAAGACAGGCCGGAATATTACCTTAGAAGAGGAATTGACTCAGGTGCGCTCTTATCTGGCTATCGAAAAAGCCCGACATGGCGATAAGTTGAATGTCATTGAAGAAATTCAGCCTGGAGTGCAAAAATACTTAATTCCTTCACTAACCATTCAGCCCATTGCCGAAAATGCCGTTAAGCACGGGCTGCAGCCGAAAGAAGCAGGGGGAACGATCATTGTCAGAGCTTTTGAGATGCCCCACTATATTGAAATCGATATTATTGATGATGGTGTTGGAATGGATGTAATTCGGCATAACCCCCTGCAGCTGCCGCGCTGCTGTGGGGAACGCATTGGGTTGACCAATGTCCATGAGCGCTTACGCGGACAATTTGGTGCCAGTTTCGGCCTTGAGTTAGATAGTCGGCCTGGGCATGGCACTAGGATTCAAATGAGGCTGCCAAAGCTGCTAAATGAGGAGAGGGTTGCCAGTGCTTAA
- a CDS encoding carbon starvation protein A, with amino-acid sequence MMNGIYLVIIAALWLTLAYRIYGSFIAAKVLALDANKVPPAVRLDDGRDYVPTNKWVTFGHHFAAIAGAGPLVGPVIAAQFGYLPGTLWLLIGAVFAGAVHDMVILFASIRHDGLSVAQIAKKEVSTVSGFCASIAVLFLLVITLAGMAVVVANALYNSPWGTFTVAATIPIAVFIGIYLRWLRPGKIQEASIIGVILVLAAVFVGPWIQNSPLAPYFTFNIKQLSIMLAVYGFCAAALPVWLLLAPRDYLSTYMKIGTIAALTIGIILVRPDIHMPAFSQFIHGGGPVIGGPVWPFVFITIACGALSGFHSLISTGTTPKMIMNEREILPIGYGAMLVESFVALMALIAATSLQPADYFAINSTPAAFAKLGMVVDELPYLSQMVGENIAGRPGGAVSLAVGMAHIFSKIPGMEALMSFWYHFCIMFEALFILTLIDAGTRVGRYLLQEMGGTIYKPLKNTHWWPGIIFTSALICFAWGYLVLQGNISTIWPLFGVSNQLLGTMTLAIGTTMLFRMGKGRYAWVTILPMTFLATVTFTADYMNIFNSYLPAKNYLLAGVSGIMFVLVTVVLIDSIRRWIHLAKTVPPNYSEAPKNETIAN; translated from the coding sequence ATGATGAATGGCATTTATCTTGTCATTATCGCCGCACTTTGGCTAACCTTGGCGTATCGTATTTATGGTTCTTTCATAGCCGCTAAAGTGCTTGCACTGGATGCCAATAAGGTTCCGCCAGCAGTACGCCTTGACGACGGGCGGGACTATGTACCAACCAACAAGTGGGTTACTTTCGGCCATCACTTTGCCGCTATCGCAGGTGCAGGCCCATTGGTAGGGCCGGTAATCGCTGCTCAATTCGGTTACTTGCCAGGAACGCTGTGGTTACTGATTGGGGCCGTGTTTGCAGGTGCTGTCCATGATATGGTCATCTTGTTCGCGTCAATCCGTCATGATGGTTTATCAGTAGCGCAGATTGCGAAAAAAGAAGTGAGTACGGTATCAGGTTTTTGTGCTTCCATTGCCGTATTATTCTTGCTGGTTATCACTCTTGCCGGGATGGCAGTGGTAGTCGCTAATGCATTGTACAACAGTCCATGGGGTACATTTACGGTTGCAGCTACCATACCAATTGCTGTTTTTATTGGTATTTATCTGCGCTGGCTGCGCCCTGGCAAAATCCAGGAAGCTTCGATCATCGGTGTAATCTTGGTGCTTGCTGCCGTCTTTGTTGGTCCATGGATTCAAAACTCACCATTAGCTCCATATTTTACTTTCAATATTAAGCAATTATCTATTATGTTAGCTGTCTATGGTTTCTGTGCGGCTGCTCTGCCGGTATGGCTGCTGTTAGCTCCACGCGACTATCTCAGCACTTATATGAAAATCGGTACAATTGCAGCGCTTACCATCGGTATTATCTTGGTAAGACCTGACATTCATATGCCAGCATTCAGTCAATTCATTCATGGCGGCGGACCTGTCATTGGTGGTCCGGTTTGGCCGTTTGTATTTATTACAATTGCCTGTGGTGCTTTATCCGGTTTCCACTCTCTCATTAGCACCGGTACAACGCCAAAAATGATTATGAATGAAAGAGAAATTCTACCGATTGGCTATGGCGCCATGCTGGTAGAAAGCTTTGTTGCTTTAATGGCGTTGATTGCGGCCACAAGCTTGCAGCCAGCTGACTATTTTGCGATCAACTCTACCCCAGCAGCATTTGCCAAACTGGGAATGGTTGTTGATGAATTGCCTTACCTATCACAAATGGTTGGTGAGAACATTGCAGGACGTCCAGGCGGTGCTGTTTCTCTGGCTGTTGGTATGGCTCATATTTTTTCAAAAATACCGGGCATGGAAGCCCTCATGTCCTTCTGGTACCATTTCTGCATTATGTTTGAAGCTTTGTTTATTCTTACCCTGATTGACGCTGGCACTCGCGTAGGCCGCTACTTATTACAAGAAATGGGTGGAACAATTTATAAACCACTCAAGAACACTCACTGGTGGCCTGGCATTATCTTTACCAGCGCATTGATCTGCTTTGCCTGGGGTTACTTAGTATTGCAAGGCAACATCTCCACCATTTGGCCGCTGTTCGGGGTTTCCAACCAACTCCTGGGTACGATGACCCTGGCCATTGGTACCACCATGCTGTTTAGAATGGGTAAAGGCCGTTATGCTTGGGTCACTATTTTGCCAATGACCTTCCTGGCGACAGTTACCTTTACTGCCGATTACATGAACATCTTCAATTCCTATCTGCCGGCCAAGAACTATCTGCTGGCTGGAGTGAGCGGTATCATGTTCGTTCTGGTTACGGTGGTACTGATAGATTCCATTCGCCGCTGGATTCACTTGGCCAAGACTGTTCCACCCAATTATAGCGAAGCTCCGAAAAACGAAACCATTGCCAATTAA
- the deoC gene encoding deoxyribose-phosphate aldolase has translation MLLNQYIDHTILKPDATIELIKNLCAEARQYQFASVCVNPCYVDLAAHLLAGSGVKVATVIGFPLGATLSTVKAFEAREAVLRKADELDMVMNIGAAKLGLWEAVTDDIRQVVEAAGDSKVKVIIETGLLTDDEKRLACQAVLTGGAAYVKTSTGFGPGGATIADIQLFKAVVGNQLGIKASGGIRTREQAEAMIEAGATRLGTSAGVTIVSCS, from the coding sequence ATGTTGTTAAATCAATATATTGACCATACAATTCTCAAACCTGATGCAACGATTGAACTGATAAAAAATCTCTGTGCAGAAGCCAGGCAATATCAGTTTGCCTCAGTCTGCGTAAATCCATGCTATGTTGATCTGGCTGCCCATCTTTTGGCCGGATCAGGCGTGAAAGTGGCAACTGTAATTGGTTTTCCTTTGGGGGCAACACTCTCTACAGTGAAAGCTTTTGAAGCCCGGGAAGCTGTTTTGCGCAAAGCTGATGAATTGGATATGGTGATGAACATTGGCGCTGCAAAGCTTGGCTTATGGGAAGCCGTAACTGATGATATTCGGCAAGTCGTAGAAGCTGCAGGCGATAGTAAGGTCAAAGTGATTATCGAAACAGGTTTGTTAACGGATGATGAAAAAAGATTGGCTTGTCAGGCCGTGCTGACAGGCGGTGCTGCTTATGTCAAAACATCGACAGGATTCGGCCCGGGTGGTGCCACTATTGCTGATATCCAATTGTTTAAAGCAGTTGTTGGCAATCAATTAGGGATTAAGGCATCCGGTGGAATCCGTACACGTGAGCAAGCTGAGGCTATGATTGAGGCTGGAGCTACCAGGCTGGGAACGAGTGCGGGTGTAACCATAGTCTCCTGTAGTTAG
- a CDS encoding DNA-binding response regulator has product MLKALVVDDEAPARDELKYLLSLEDGLEVVAEADGGGTAISLAAQLKPNVVFIDVEMHGMNGLETAAVIRKVAPQALIVFATAYDEYALKAFEVGAVDYLLKPFEQERIHTTIERLKNYCPDEWQAAANRVDEALGYNKIQVKKLPVEKNGKIVMIYYDAIIYVHAQAGNVLVVTNCGNYNYCGTLTELQERLEGTNMLRVHKSYIVNMDKVKEVIPWFKGTYWLKVEDCSDAEIPVSKSQIKTLKDILGLR; this is encoded by the coding sequence GTGCTTAAAGCATTAGTGGTGGATGATGAAGCTCCAGCCAGAGATGAGCTGAAATATTTATTGTCGTTAGAAGATGGGCTTGAGGTGGTTGCTGAAGCGGATGGCGGGGGAACTGCGATCAGTCTGGCGGCTCAGCTAAAGCCGAATGTTGTATTTATCGATGTTGAAATGCACGGTATGAATGGGCTGGAAACTGCTGCTGTCATTAGAAAAGTTGCTCCTCAGGCATTAATCGTTTTTGCTACCGCTTATGATGAATATGCACTGAAGGCTTTTGAAGTTGGTGCTGTTGATTACTTGTTAAAACCGTTTGAACAAGAGCGCATCCATACAACCATTGAGAGATTGAAGAATTATTGTCCTGACGAATGGCAGGCAGCAGCCAATCGGGTGGATGAAGCCTTGGGCTATAACAAGATTCAGGTCAAAAAATTACCTGTCGAAAAGAATGGTAAAATTGTCATGATTTATTATGATGCTATTATTTATGTTCATGCACAGGCTGGGAACGTTTTAGTTGTGACCAACTGCGGCAATTATAACTATTGCGGTACTTTAACCGAGCTGCAGGAGCGGCTTGAGGGAACCAATATGCTGCGGGTTCATAAAAGCTATATTGTTAATATGGATAAGGTGAAAGAGGTTATTCCCTGGTTTAAAGGAACCTATTGGCTAAAAGTGGAGGATTGTTCGGATGCGGAGATTCCGGTTAGCAAAAGCCAGATTAAAACGTTAAAGGATATTTTGGGGTTGCGATAG
- the glmM_1 gene encoding phosphoglucosamine mutase — MSIFHACDIRGIAGAELSDQMAEKIALAVGTKLSGKQVVVGGDIRLSTPRLQQIMVDGLVRSGCEVINIGTVATPVFYFAQKMTEAYGGVMVTASHNPAAYNGFKLVLGPQPVTEADIAEIASLTESGAMISACGSEIKLPIIEDYLNYTAGKAKSGSFKIVLDAGNGATSHIAPELYRRLGFEVIELFCQADGTFPNRPPNPAVPENLTALSQKVRETGAMLGIAFDGDGDRVGFVDETGRAVDNDDILVLLARNYLEQQPGPIIYDAKCSMVVPEQIAAAGGRPVMARAGHTFSKSAFIREKALFAGEISGHFFFSELGYDDGMFAGQKICEYVAKHGPLSGLIDAIPNYLLTPEVRVKYSGSDKEAILAQVAAALSHYQPNLIDGVRVEFADGWAMIRASVTEPLFTLRFEAKSAERLREIANLLLTSLPEPIKDSVLAAMPKI, encoded by the coding sequence ATGAGTATTTTCCATGCCTGTGATATTCGCGGTATTGCCGGTGCCGAATTGAGTGATCAAATGGCTGAAAAAATTGCCCTGGCAGTGGGTACCAAACTAAGTGGCAAACAGGTTGTTGTTGGCGGCGATATTCGTTTATCTACTCCAAGGCTGCAGCAGATTATGGTAGATGGTCTGGTGCGCTCAGGCTGTGAGGTCATTAATATCGGTACGGTAGCGACACCAGTATTCTATTTCGCCCAAAAGATGACAGAGGCGTATGGTGGTGTGATGGTGACAGCCTCCCACAATCCAGCTGCCTATAATGGCTTTAAACTGGTTCTGGGACCACAACCAGTGACTGAGGCTGATATTGCCGAAATTGCCAGCTTAACCGAATCTGGAGCGATGATTTCGGCTTGCGGCAGCGAGATTAAGCTGCCGATTATTGAGGACTATCTGAATTATACAGCCGGGAAGGCCAAATCCGGCTCTTTTAAAATCGTCTTAGATGCCGGTAATGGTGCAACATCGCATATTGCCCCAGAGCTTTATCGCCGGCTGGGCTTTGAAGTCATTGAACTCTTTTGCCAAGCTGACGGAACTTTCCCTAACCGTCCACCCAATCCGGCTGTGCCAGAAAATCTTACTGCACTAAGCCAGAAAGTCCGCGAGACAGGTGCTATGCTGGGAATTGCATTTGATGGCGATGGCGACCGCGTGGGCTTTGTTGATGAAACAGGACGGGCGGTCGATAATGATGACATTCTGGTATTGTTAGCCCGTAATTATTTGGAACAGCAGCCAGGTCCTATCATCTATGATGCCAAATGCTCTATGGTGGTGCCGGAGCAAATTGCTGCAGCTGGCGGCCGGCCGGTCATGGCGCGGGCAGGTCATACTTTTAGTAAATCGGCTTTTATTCGGGAGAAGGCACTTTTCGCTGGTGAAATTAGCGGCCATTTCTTTTTCTCCGAACTGGGTTATGATGACGGGATGTTTGCCGGTCAAAAGATTTGTGAATATGTGGCCAAACATGGACCGCTTTCAGGCTTGATTGATGCCATACCAAACTACCTGTTGACGCCTGAGGTACGGGTAAAATATTCAGGTTCAGACAAGGAAGCGATTTTAGCCCAAGTGGCTGCTGCCTTAAGTCACTACCAGCCTAATCTGATTGATGGTGTGCGGGTAGAATTCGCAGACGGCTGGGCCATGATTCGCGCTTCGGTTACTGAACCGCTGTTCACGTTACGATTTGAAGCAAAATCCGCCGAACGGCTGAGGGAGATTGCCAATCTGCTGCTGACATCTTTGCCGGAACCCATAAAAGACAGTGTCCTGGCAGCAATGCCTAAAATATAG
- a CDS encoding coat F domain-containing protein produces the protein MAQMGQQQGQGQQQQGGQQNQQQQGQMSGQGVQFSDQDVLQLALNETKMMASSLNTYILEASDDQLRRDYMTVLGDVYSQQKQIFDVMQQKGYYNVQSASPQSISQVKNKFNGSQQSGGQGSQSSQGNQQMQ, from the coding sequence ATGGCACAAATGGGACAACAGCAAGGCCAGGGACAACAACAGCAAGGTGGTCAACAAAATCAACAGCAGCAAGGTCAAATGAGCGGTCAAGGCGTACAGTTTTCTGACCAGGATGTACTGCAGTTGGCATTGAATGAAACCAAGATGATGGCTTCATCACTGAACACTTATATTCTTGAGGCGTCTGACGATCAATTACGCCGTGACTATATGACTGTACTTGGTGATGTTTACAGTCAGCAAAAACAAATCTTTGATGTCATGCAACAAAAAGGTTATTACAATGTACAAAGTGCATCGCCGCAATCCATCAGCCAAGTTAAGAATAAATTTAATGGCAGTCAGCAAAGCGGTGGCCAAGGCAGCCAAAGCAGTCAAGGAAATCAACAAATGCAATAG